In one window of Helianthus annuus cultivar XRQ/B chromosome 17, HanXRQr2.0-SUNRISE, whole genome shotgun sequence DNA:
- the LOC110924829 gene encoding uncharacterized protein LOC110924829 yields the protein MDVRSKTGDVTASVLHDRGKPPDPLNSFANKPTDLDGSDYLNETVGEEIPTPGTAPIRGIGLRVTNIEGNPLLPRRGMFSTSNVSVLDGLMNISKPVENLFAAGASLSSTSKDDNAGQCHEMPSFANVVQGNKADVKVNFRSLETSEKQDGCDVVLSRESVKVVHDKLANTLYGYFLGDRVAFPVVDYFVRNNWKRYGLQKSMMNANGFFFFKFADQAGMQKVLTEGPWIIRSQPLFLEVWSPSLKLEKKEVKTVQVWVKFHEVPLAAYTEDGLSLIATTIGVPKALDSFTTSMCVDGWGRSSYARALVEISADSELKEELTIAVPCLDGDGFVKEKVYVEYEWCPHRCGRCCVFGHTHENCPLQAPSVSKDKKQQHKGPGYDRKMKQPVQDPGPSKRQSTVDDDGYTTVLGKKAAKKVGFNVNKPKPKFEYRPVSTNRKDNGKSKSESTNVVSRNPFDVLNEVNEEQGQSSKSAGDGNDPCTNEEPDGGRQDPAQVNLDDDELVDDFYEADGYEMDGFLRQGTINTKKGASTPSSSVLNESHVEVSNLPKVCKAVFRWWIWTSNGGHCVKGTRIIVGWNPAILDVMVLSETDQVMHLQIILKQSKKMFFCSVIYAANYYISRRDLWKQLSLHKNFVCNEPWVILGDFNSALNLEDKSMGCSSVSLSMKEFQECVDDIEMVDIKRTGIHFTWNQKPKKGIGLMKKIDRVMGNSHFIDKFPSAFADFHPSRLSDHCSCVVSVPDMENRKHRPFKFANFLAYKPDFLPIVEKGWGMSIDGVYQFSVVKKLRLLKSPLRALLYHQGNLHKKVEELRVKLDCIQRDMDNDPSSLMLREEEAITRSEFQTALLDEERFLKQKSKVDWLAAGDMNTAFFHSTLKNRVHYSRIEVIRDVRGNVYTDEMVSGAFVDHYEHFLGCPGNPTISPTTDLFTKKLERDVARHMVRPVTPDEVKRAMFSMGSDKAPGPDGFTAGFFKNAWPIVGDEVSKAVIDFFATGKLLRELNHTLIVLIPKTSSPSVVTDYRPIACCNVLYKCISKIVADRIKGVLNDIVSVNQSAFVPGRKISDNILLTQELMHNYHRNIGPPKCAFKVDIQKAYDTVDWAFLKNILVGFGFHSSMVHWIMVCVSTTTFSVCINGDIHGFFKGKRGLRQGDPISPYLFTLVMEILTAILQQTVRIDSSFKFHNRCERQQIINLCFADDLFIFARGEIASARCIMKALNSFSKMSGLAPNVQKSTVFFSNVPSFVKTAILNIMPFIEGSLPVRYLGVPLISSKLLYKDCQVLVEKLEKRIMHWRNKLLSFAGRLQLITSVLSSLHVYWSSVFILPARVVSSLEALMRNFLWSHDSSFQRGRAKVSWNTVCVPKYEGGLGIRRIGDVNKALISAHIWSILSKRESLWVGWVHSYRLRGKSFWACNTPSSCCWSWRKIIQLRPEMRSFVWAEIGNGLSASAWFDSWSNIGPLFQFFTPRQIANAGFSLDAKVADLWLNSSWGWPIEWRHRLPALNQIDTRSIQPAKEDKFLWRQGDHLHEFSTARAWDSFRHREVEVEWCRIVWFNQCIPRHAFLMWLIMRRKLLTQDKILSWDISRRKNMNMMCCLLCYANHDSHNHLFFECKFSDQVWHKVRHKAGMESVASKWDDIVNWLLTRSRSKSAGSYVAKLLVAATAYLIWQERNARLFKNELRPPEAIIDLIFQQVRYKLMGAKLKNCENVRRLLGEWGIIGAKLHEDGG from the exons ATGGATGTTCGTTCCAAGACTGGTGATGTTACTGCTAGTGTCTTGCATGACCGCGGGAAGCCGCCTGACCCGCTGAACAGTTTTGCTAATAAACCAACCGACCTAGATGGATCTGATTACTTGAATGAAACGGTGGGTGAGGAGATACCTACACCGGGTACAGCACCAATTCGAGGGATTGGGTTACGAGTTACAAACATTGAAGGCAACCCTCTACTTCCGAGAAGAGGTATGTTTTCTACGTCGAATGTTTCGGTTTTGGATGGGTTGATGAATATTTCTAAACCTGTGGAAAACTTGTTTGCTGCTGGAGCATCTTTGTCGTCGACTAGCAAGGATGATAATGCTGGTCAGTGTCATGAGATGCCTTCGTTTGCTAATGTGGTCCAAGGGAATAAGGCGGATGTTAAAGTGAATTTTCGTTCCTTAGAGACGAGTGAGAAACAGGATGGGTGTGATGTGGTCCTTTCTAGGGAATCGGTCAAAGTTGTGCATGATAAGCTTGCTAACACGCTATATGGGTATTTCTTGGGGGACCGGGTTGCTTTTCCCGTGGTGGACTATTTTGTTAGAAATAATTGGAAGCGGTATGGATTGCAAAAGTCAATGATGAATGCCAAcggctttttcttcttcaaatttgcTGATCAAGCAGGTATGCAAAAGGTTCTTACTGAGGGGCCATGGATTATTCGTTCACAGCCGTTATTTTTAGAAGTGTGGTCGCCATCGTTAAAGCTTGAGAAAAAAGAAGTGAAAACGGTTCAGGTTTGGGTAAAATTCCATGAGGTTCCTCTAGCGGCATATACGGAGGATGGTTTAAGTCTAATTGCTACAACCATTGGTGTGCCAAAGGCTTTGGATTCGTTCACCACGTCTATGTGCGTTGATGGTTGGGGGAGAAGCAGCTATGCTCGGGCCCTGGTAGAAATTTCAGCAGATTCTGAACTGAAAGAAGAGTTAACGATTGCGGTTCCTTGTCTTGATGGGGATGGGTTTGTAAAGGAGAAGGTCTACGTTGAATATGAGTGGTGTCCTCATAGGTGTGGCCGATGCTGTGTTTTCGGGCACACCCATGAAAATTGTCCTCTGCAGGCTCCTAGCGTGTCAAAAGATAAAAAACAACAACATAAGGGTCCGGGTTAtgatagaaagatgaagcagcCGGTTCAGGATCCTGGTCCGTCAAAGAGACAATCTACTGTGGATGACGATGGGTATACTACTGTGTTAGGGAAGAAGGCAGCGAAAAAAGTGGGTTTTAATGTCAATAAGCCGAAGCCAAAATTTGAATATCGCCCAGTTTCTACTAATCGGAAAGATAACGGGAAGTCTAAATCGGAATCAACCAATGTGGTGTCTCGAAATCCTTTTGATGTTTTGAATGAAGTGAATGAGGAGCAAGGCCAAAGTAGTAAATCGGCTGGAGATGGTAATGATCCGTGTACTAATGAGGAGCCGGATGGGGGTAGGCAAGATCCGGCCCAAGTAAATCTGGATGACGATGAGCTTGTTGATGATTTTTACGAAGCGGATGGCTATGAAATGGATGGTTTTTTGAGGCAAGGTACTATTAACACTaaaaaaggggcaagcactccttcttcATCGGTCCTCAATG AATCTCATGTGGAGGTGAGTAATCTGCCTAAAGTGTGTAAGGCTGTTTTTCGGTGGTGGATTTGGACGTCGAATGGGGGCCATTGTGTGAAGGGTACGCGTATTATTGTTGGTTGGAATCCGGCTATTCTTGATGTTATGGTGCTTTCGGAGACTGATCAGGTTATGCATCTCCAAATAATTCTAAAACAGTCTAAGAAAATGTTTTTTTGTTCGGTAATTTATGCAGCAAACTATTACATTAGTCGGAGGGATTTGTGGAAACAACTTTCTTTACATAAGAATTTTGTTTGTAATGAACCTTGGGTCATTCTAGGTGATTTTAATTCGGCGTTGAATCTTGAGGATAAATCTATGGGGTGTTCCTCAGTGTCCCTGAGCATGAAAGAGTTTCAAGAGTGTGTGGATGATATTGAAATGGTTGATATAAAACGCACTGGTATCCATTTCACGTGGAATCAGAAACCAAAGAAAGGGATTGGGCTAATGAAAAAGATAGACAGAGTTATGGGAAATTCTCATTTTATAGATAAGTTTCCGAGTGCTTTTGCTGATTTTCATCCTTCTCGGTTATCGGATCATTGTTCGTGTGTGGTTAGCGTCCCGGATATGGAAAATAGAAAACACCGGCCTTTTAAATTTGCTAATTTTCTGGCATATAAGCCTGATTTTTTGCCGATTGTGGAGAAGGGGTGGGGTATGTCCATTGATGGAGTGTATCAATTTTCGGTTGTTAAAAAACTTCGTCTGTTAAAATCTCCGTTACGTGCGTTGCTTTATCACCAAGGTAACTTGCATAAAAAAGTTGAAGAGCTTAGAGTTAAGCTTGACTGTATTCAGCGTGATATGGATAACGATCCGTCTAGTCTTATGCTGCGTGAGGAGGAAGCTATTACTAGAAGTGAGTTTCAAACCGCGTTGTTAGACGAAGAGAGGTTTTTGAAGCAAAAATCTAAAGTGGACTGGTTAGCGGCTGGGGATATGAATACGGCCTTTTTCCACTCGACACTCAAGAACAGAGTTCACTATAGCCGTATTGAGGTGATTCGTGATGTTCGAGGGAATGTTTATACGGATGAGATGGTTTCGGGAGCTTTTGTTGATCACTATGAGCACTTTTTGGGCTGCCCGGGTAATCCGACTATTAGTCCGACTACTGATTTGTTTACTAAGAAGTTAGAGAGGGATGTTGCTCGCCATATGGTCCGTCCGGTTACTCCTGATGAGGTTAAAAGGGCAATGTTCTCCATGGGTTCGGATAAAGCCCCTGGTCCTGACGGGTTTACAGCGGGTTTTTTTAAGAATGCATGGCCTATTGTTGGTGATGAGGTATCAAAAGCTGTTATAGATTTCTTTGCTACAGGGAAACTTTTAAGGGAATTAAACCACACGCTTATTGTTCTTATTCCCAAGACATCCTCGCCATCTGTGGTtacggactaccgtccgattgcTTGCTGTAATGTGCTTTACAAGTGTATTAGCAAGATTGTTGCTGACAGGATCAAAGGAGTGCTTAATGACATTGTGAGTGTCAACCAGTCGGCTTTCGTTCCAGGTAGAAAAATTTCCGATAATATTCTGTTAACTCAAGAGttgatgcataattatcatagaAACATCGGCCCCCCTAAATGTGCGTTTAAAGTGGACATCCAGAAAGCTTACGATACTGTTGACTGGGCGTTTCTAAAGAACATTTTGGTGGGTTTTGGGTTTCATAGCAGCATGGTTCATTGGATCATGGTTTGTGTTTCCACGACCACGTTTTCGGTTTGTATTAATGGTGATATTCATGGTTTTTTCAAGGGTAAGAGGGGGTTGCGTCAGGGAGATCCTATCTCTCCGTATCTTTTTACCCTTGTGATGGAGATCCTCACGGCTATTCTTCAGCAGACGGTAAGGATAGACTCTTCGTTTAAGTTCCATAACAGGTGCGAACGTCAGCAGATTATAAACCTGTGTTTTGCGGATGACTTATTTATTTTCGCTAGGGGCGAGATAGCGTCGGCTAGATGTATAATGAAAGCGCTCAATTCTTTTTCTAAGATGTCGGGTTTGGCGCCTAATGTCCAGAAAAGTACAGTTTTTTTCTCTAATGTTCCATCGTTTGTTAAAACTGCTATTCTGAATATAATGCCTTTTATTGAGGGGTCGTTGCCGGTGAGATACTTGGGAGTTCCTCTTATATCGTCTAAGTTATTGTACAAAGACTGCCAAGTGTTGGTGGAGAAGCTTGAAAAACGTATTATGCATTGGAGGAATAAATTACTTTCATTCGCAGGTAGACTGCAACTTATTACTTCGGTATTGTCCTCTCTGCATGTTTACTGGTCTTCAGTGTTTATCCTGCCTGCTCGAGTCGTTTCTAGCCTGGAAGCTTTGATGCGTAATTTTCTTTGGTCTCATGATAGTTCGTTCCAGAGGGGCAGGGCAAAGGTTTCTTGGAATACTGTTTGTGTTCCTAAATATGAGGGTGGGTTGGGGATTCGTCGTATTGGTGATGTTAATAAGGCCCTTATCTCTGCGCACATATGGAGCATTTTATCTAAACGTGAATCGTTATGGGTTGGTTGGGTTCATTCGTACAGGTTACGAGGTAAAAGTTTCTGGGCTTGTAATACCCCTTCTTCTTGTTGCTGGTCGTGGAGGAAAATTATTCAGCTTCGGCCGGAAATGAGGAGTTTTGTTTGGGCCGAGATCGGGAATGGTTTATCGGCTTCAGCTTGGTTCGACTCGTGGAGCAATATAGGTCCGTTGTTTCAATTTTTTACTCCGAGACAAATTGCAAATGCGGGTTTCAGTTTGGATGCCAAGGTGGCTGATTTATGGTTAAATTCTTCGTGGGGTTGGCCGATTGAATGGAGACATCGTCTCCCGGCTCTTAATCAGATTGATACTCGATCTATTCAGCCGGCTAAGGAAGACAAGTTTTTGTGGCGTCAAGGGGATCACCTTCATGAGTTTTCAACGGCTCGGGCTTGGGATTCCTTTAGACATCGAGAGGTGGAGGTAGAGTGGTGCCGTATTGTTTGGTTCAATCAATGCATCCCTCGCCATGCGTTCTTAATGTGGCTTATTATGAGACGTAAGTTACTCACTCAAGATAAGATTTTAAGCTGGGATATCTCGCGGAGAAAAAACATGAACATGATGTGCTGTTTGCTTTGTTACGCAAATCATGATTCACATAACCACCTGTTCTTCGAGTGTAAATTCTCGGATCAGGTTTGGCACAAAGTCAGACATAAAGCGGGTATGGAGTCGGTTGCTTCTAAGTGGGATGACATTGTTAATTGGCTTCTAACTCGGTCCAGGTCGAAATCAGCTGGAAGCTATGTTGCGAAATTATTGGTAGCCGCCACTGCGTATCTCATTTGGCAGGAACGTAATGCGAGGTTATTCAAGAATGAGTTGAGACCACCAGAAGCTATTATTGATCTTATTTTCCAACAGGTCCGATATAAATTGATGGGAGCGAAGCTAAAGAATTGTGAAAATGTTCGAAGGCTTCTTGGCGAATGGGGAATCATTGGAGCTAAACTTCATGAAGATGGTGGCTGA